The following proteins are encoded in a genomic region of Pikeienuella piscinae:
- the serA gene encoding phosphoglycerate dehydrogenase, with protein sequence MPKVLISDSLSEAAVQIFRDRGVDVDFQPTLGKEPEKLKAIIADYDGLAVRSATKATAEIIAAADRLKVIGRAGIGVDNIDIAAASARGIVVMNTPFGNSITTAEHAIAMMFAVARQIPAANASTQAGKWEKARFLGSEITGKTLGLIGCGNIGSVVAARAIGLRMKVIAYDPFLSVDRARELGVEKIEEVDALLARADFVSLHLPKTEKSVNILSAERIAKMKPGARLINCARGGLVDEAAVAAALKSGALAGAGFDVFSVEPATSNPLFGCPNFVATPHLGAATREAQENVALQVAEQMAEYLMHGAISNAINAPSVTAEEAPILKPWIGLCEAVGGFAGQVTENAIKEIEIEYVGEVGELNLRPLTAALVAALLTPLVGEGSVNMVSAPLVARERGVKISETRKDAQGAYGSYVRLIVTTEAQTRSIAGTVFSDGKPRIVQIKGIGLESEPSKHMLYTTNSDTPGYIGALGQKLGALDVNIATFALGRADKGGEAIALIGVDEPIGPEMLAEIVALPQVIQAKALKF encoded by the coding sequence ATGCCCAAAGTACTCATTTCAGACAGCCTTTCCGAAGCAGCCGTACAGATCTTCAGGGATCGCGGCGTCGATGTGGATTTCCAGCCGACGCTCGGCAAGGAGCCCGAGAAACTGAAAGCGATCATCGCCGATTATGACGGGCTCGCGGTGCGCTCCGCCACCAAGGCGACGGCGGAGATCATCGCCGCCGCCGACAGACTGAAGGTGATCGGCCGCGCCGGGATCGGCGTCGACAATATCGACATCGCCGCCGCCTCGGCCAGGGGGATCGTGGTGATGAACACGCCCTTCGGAAACTCGATCACCACGGCCGAGCACGCCATCGCGATGATGTTCGCGGTCGCGCGGCAGATTCCGGCCGCGAACGCCTCCACCCAGGCCGGGAAATGGGAGAAGGCGCGCTTTCTCGGCTCAGAGATCACCGGCAAGACTCTCGGCCTGATCGGCTGCGGCAATATCGGCTCGGTCGTCGCGGCGCGGGCGATCGGGCTGCGGATGAAGGTGATCGCGTACGATCCGTTTCTCTCCGTCGACCGGGCGCGGGAGTTGGGAGTCGAGAAGATCGAGGAGGTCGACGCGCTGCTGGCGCGGGCCGACTTCGTCTCGCTGCATCTGCCGAAGACCGAGAAGTCGGTGAATATCCTCTCCGCCGAACGGATCGCGAAGATGAAGCCGGGCGCGCGGCTGATCAATTGCGCGCGGGGCGGACTCGTCGATGAGGCGGCGGTCGCCGCGGCGCTGAAATCCGGCGCGCTGGCCGGGGCCGGGTTCGATGTCTTCTCCGTCGAGCCCGCGACGTCGAACCCGCTTTTCGGATGTCCGAATTTCGTCGCGACGCCGCATCTCGGCGCGGCGACGCGCGAGGCGCAGGAGAACGTCGCGCTGCAGGTCGCCGAGCAGATGGCGGAATACCTGATGCATGGCGCGATCTCCAACGCCATCAACGCGCCTTCGGTGACGGCGGAGGAGGCGCCGATTCTCAAACCGTGGATCGGGCTCTGCGAGGCGGTGGGTGGTTTCGCCGGGCAGGTCACGGAGAATGCGATCAAGGAGATCGAGATCGAATATGTCGGCGAGGTCGGGGAACTGAACCTGCGGCCGCTGACCGCCGCGCTGGTCGCCGCGTTGCTAACGCCGCTGGTCGGCGAAGGCTCGGTCAACATGGTCTCGGCGCCGCTGGTCGCGCGCGAGAGGGGCGTGAAAATCTCGGAGACGCGCAAGGACGCCCAAGGCGCGTATGGCTCCTACGTGCGGCTGATCGTGACCACGGAGGCGCAGACCCGTTCGATCGCGGGGACGGTGTTTTCGGACGGCAAGCCGCGGATCGTCCAGATCAAGGGCATCGGGCTGGAGAGCGAGCCCTCGAAACACATGCTCTATACGACCAACAGCGATACGCCCGGTTATATCGGCGCGCTCGGCCAGAAGCTTGGCGCGCTCGACGTGAACATCGCGACATTCGCGCTCGGCCGGGCCGACAAGGGCGGAGAGGCGATCGCGCTAATTGGCGTCGATGAGCCGATCGGGCCGGAAATGCTGGCGGAGATCGTCGCGCTGCCGCAAGTGATTCAGGCCAAGGCGCTGAAATTCTGA
- a CDS encoding FecR domain-containing protein, with translation MNLFGAHSPLRTFRVISGSASLVSLFLLSAPFADAQEIGVMGAANPDLTGTAPSAQPRPLLTGDAVFSDDDIVSGPDGLGFAMFLDQTSLTIAPNSRIRLDKYVYDPGTQTGDVQVSLLRGAVRMIGGRITKTNEATIRTATATIGIRGGAATVESMDGGAERVTLLGGEYARVSAGADEVYISRPGGYARVGAGGDVAYGGLLDSATAAEIAGLFITPGGGGAPPARTAASAGRLAEVNSLTPDGISRAAASTTGLFLDSARALDDDFNVTTVNEIAQGTMFSDMDTLNDLADNMDFVDVGGAGVVRGQLTWADDSDLDLHLILPNDAGEVFFANRSITFNDGRAVATLDADNLGGVINVAPNKRVENIVVNGESVPRGTYVFFVDAFSIRGNGATDYTLNATGDNGRTTRTQRGTLRSGGQGPNFPIPRGPAD, from the coding sequence ATGAACCTTTTCGGCGCCCACTCCCCGCTCCGCACGTTCCGGGTGATCTCCGGTTCCGCTAGCCTTGTCTCGCTTTTCCTGCTCTCGGCGCCGTTCGCCGACGCGCAGGAGATCGGCGTGATGGGCGCGGCCAATCCGGACCTGACCGGCACCGCGCCGAGCGCCCAGCCCCGCCCGCTTCTGACCGGCGACGCGGTCTTCAGCGACGACGACATCGTCTCCGGCCCGGACGGGCTCGGCTTCGCGATGTTCCTCGATCAGACCTCGCTGACGATCGCCCCCAACTCCCGCATCCGGCTCGACAAATATGTTTACGACCCGGGAACCCAGACCGGCGATGTCCAGGTCAGCCTGCTGCGCGGCGCTGTCCGGATGATCGGCGGGCGCATCACCAAGACCAATGAGGCGACGATCCGCACCGCAACGGCGACGATCGGCATTCGCGGCGGCGCGGCGACGGTGGAGAGCATGGACGGCGGCGCGGAGCGCGTGACGCTCCTCGGCGGCGAATACGCGCGGGTCTCCGCCGGGGCGGACGAGGTCTATATCTCGCGTCCCGGCGGCTACGCCCGCGTCGGCGCCGGCGGCGACGTCGCCTATGGCGGCCTGCTCGACAGCGCGACGGCGGCCGAAATCGCCGGGCTCTTCATCACGCCCGGCGGCGGCGGCGCCCCGCCGGCGCGCACCGCCGCCTCGGCGGGCCGTCTGGCCGAAGTCAACTCGCTTACGCCGGACGGGATCTCCCGCGCCGCCGCGTCCACCACGGGGCTCTTCCTCGACTCGGCGCGGGCGCTGGACGACGATTTCAACGTCACCACGGTCAACGAGATCGCCCAGGGCACGATGTTCTCGGACATGGATACGCTCAACGACCTGGCCGACAACATGGATTTCGTGGATGTCGGCGGCGCGGGCGTCGTTCGGGGCCAGTTGACCTGGGCCGACGACTCCGATCTCGACCTGCATCTCATTCTGCCCAACGACGCCGGAGAGGTGTTCTTCGCCAACCGGTCAATCACCTTCAACGACGGCCGGGCGGTTGCGACGCTTGACGCGGACAATCTCGGCGGGGTCATCAACGTGGCGCCGAACAAGCGCGTCGAGAACATCGTCGTGAACGGCGAGAGCGTGCCGCGGGGCACCTACGTGTTCTTCGTCGACGCGTTCAGCATCCGCGGCAACGGCGCGACCGACTACACGCTCAACGCCACCGGCGACAACGGCCGGACGACCCGCACTCAACGGGGCACGCTCCGCTCCGGCGGACAGGGGCCGAACTTCCCGATCCCGCGCGGCCCGGCCGACTGA
- a CDS encoding tetratricopeptide repeat protein translates to MADESEQLRAQQAELYQQMLAQPSDPELMVAYARTSVELEDYEAAIATLERALIYEPDEPLTHLELGVAYFRIGSYKIAEYHFGAARAGGLPPDLDSRAALYLEEIEARTQTSRLTGVAGFGLAYSTNANLGPKDELISFLGLPALIPSSATSQPDFGVRATLGLRHTYDLGGSNTDALITEFGAYSLHYFDETDGDVDVVAFTTGPRLSLDNSAYGPKARPFIRLGHSRVSNDALYSEFGVGVDGGLPVNDTFAAFGRLGVDRREFHNGLSDFDSFVLGAELGGTLRAAPGVQVSGGLFAAAEFTDSNDYDNQEIGLRAAADYSYAPGIDMVDGLWTLSGHARVTKRYYDDPDPVVDPTRSRDDTEFNIGAAHLFRIQEGFGIRLDADYFNRNSDIPNFDFDNLTGALSVVYEF, encoded by the coding sequence ATGGCGGATGAGAGCGAACAGCTGCGCGCGCAACAGGCGGAACTCTATCAGCAGATGCTGGCTCAGCCTTCCGATCCGGAGCTGATGGTCGCCTATGCGCGAACCTCCGTCGAACTCGAGGATTACGAAGCCGCGATCGCAACGCTGGAGCGGGCGCTGATCTACGAGCCGGACGAGCCGCTGACGCATCTCGAACTCGGCGTCGCCTATTTCCGCATCGGCTCCTACAAGATCGCGGAATATCATTTCGGCGCTGCGCGCGCCGGCGGGCTGCCGCCCGATCTCGACTCGCGCGCCGCGCTCTATCTCGAGGAGATCGAGGCGCGGACCCAGACGTCCCGGCTCACCGGCGTCGCCGGATTCGGCCTCGCCTACTCCACCAACGCCAATCTCGGACCGAAGGATGAGCTGATCTCCTTCCTCGGGTTGCCGGCGCTGATTCCGAGCTCCGCGACCTCGCAGCCCGATTTCGGCGTGCGTGCGACGCTGGGCCTTCGTCATACCTACGATCTCGGCGGCTCGAACACCGACGCGCTGATCACCGAGTTCGGCGCGTATTCGCTGCACTATTTCGACGAGACGGACGGCGACGTGGATGTCGTGGCCTTCACCACCGGGCCGCGGCTCTCGCTCGACAACAGCGCCTATGGGCCGAAAGCCCGACCGTTCATCAGGCTTGGCCACTCGCGCGTCTCGAACGACGCGCTCTACAGCGAGTTCGGCGTCGGCGTCGACGGCGGGCTGCCGGTCAACGACACCTTCGCCGCGTTCGGCCGACTCGGCGTCGACCGGCGCGAATTTCACAACGGCCTCAGCGATTTCGACAGTTTCGTCCTCGGCGCGGAGCTGGGCGGGACGTTGCGCGCGGCGCCCGGAGTGCAGGTCAGCGGCGGCCTTTTCGCAGCCGCGGAATTCACCGACAGCAATGACTACGACAATCAGGAAATCGGCCTTCGCGCCGCCGCCGACTATTCCTATGCGCCGGGAATCGACATGGTGGACGGGCTATGGACGCTGTCCGGCCACGCCCGCGTGACCAAGCGCTACTATGACGATCCCGACCCCGTGGTTGATCCGACCCGCAGCCGCGACGATACGGAGTTCAACATCGGCGCCGCGCATCTCTTCCGCATCCAGGAAGGGTTCGGCATCCGGCTCGACGCGGATTACTTCAACCGAAACTCCGACATCCCCAATTTCGACTTCGACAACCTGACCGGGGCGCTCTCGGTCGTGTACGAATTCTAG
- the ppk2 gene encoding polyphosphate kinase 2 — protein MDEIDGKGAMDWLRAELADTRDEDYEIELEDVVLSRRVRRIYEKAHPPSLERRDYFHELLRLQSELIKLQDWVAHEKKKVVVLFEGRDAAGKGGVIKRITQRLNPRVCRVVALPAPTERESSQWYFQRYVPHLPAGGEITLFDRSWYNRAGVERVMGFATEAEVEQFFHDVPEFERMLVRSGVILVKYWFSITDEEQQLRFLIRIHDPMKQWKLSPMDLQARVRWEQYTKAKEEMLIRTSIPEAPWHIVEGNDKKRARLNCIDHLLTQVPYGPIAQEEVTLPERVHNPEYERRVLPDELYVPKKY, from the coding sequence ATGGACGAAATCGATGGCAAGGGGGCGATGGACTGGCTGCGCGCCGAACTCGCCGACACGCGCGACGAGGATTACGAGATAGAGCTCGAGGATGTCGTGCTCAGCCGCCGGGTCAGACGCATATACGAAAAGGCGCATCCGCCCTCGCTGGAGCGGCGGGACTATTTCCACGAGCTCCTTCGTCTCCAGTCCGAACTGATCAAGCTTCAGGACTGGGTCGCGCACGAGAAGAAGAAGGTGGTCGTGCTCTTCGAGGGCAGGGATGCGGCCGGCAAGGGCGGCGTCATCAAGCGGATCACTCAACGGCTCAATCCGCGCGTCTGCCGCGTCGTCGCGCTGCCGGCGCCGACCGAGCGCGAAAGCTCGCAATGGTACTTCCAGCGCTACGTTCCGCACCTGCCGGCCGGGGGCGAGATCACGCTGTTCGACCGCTCCTGGTACAACCGCGCCGGCGTCGAGCGGGTGATGGGCTTCGCCACCGAAGCCGAGGTCGAGCAGTTCTTTCACGACGTGCCGGAGTTCGAGCGGATGCTGGTGCGCTCCGGCGTCATCCTGGTGAAATACTGGTTCTCGATCACCGACGAGGAGCAGCAGTTGCGGTTCCTGATCCGCATTCACGATCCGATGAAGCAATGGAAGCTTTCGCCCATGGATCTCCAGGCCCGCGTGCGCTGGGAGCAATACACTAAGGCGAAGGAGGAGATGCTGATCCGGACGAGCATCCCCGAAGCGCCATGGCATATCGTCGAGGGCAACGACAAGAAGCGCGCCCGGCTGAACTGCATCGACCATCTGCTGACGCAGGTGCCTTACGGCCCGATCGCGCAGGAGGAGGTCACGCTTCCGGAGCGGGTGCATAACCCCGAATACGAGCGCCGCGTGTTGCCTGACGAACTCTATGTGCCGAAGAAATATTGA
- a CDS encoding CDGSH iron-sulfur domain-containing protein — MPEPSVVARKGPFPVEVEAGKSYFWCACGRSAKQPFCDGSHKDTGLVPVKFTAEDSGKVFFCGCKQTGNGVLCDGTHAKL, encoded by the coding sequence ATGCCAGAACCGTCCGTTGTCGCCCGGAAGGGACCGTTTCCCGTCGAAGTCGAGGCCGGAAAGTCCTATTTCTGGTGCGCGTGCGGGCGGTCGGCGAAGCAACCCTTTTGCGACGGAAGCCACAAGGACACCGGGCTGGTCCCGGTGAAGTTCACGGCGGAGGACTCCGGCAAGGTGTTCTTCTGCGGCTGCAAGCAGACCGGAAACGGCGTTCTCTGCGACGGGACGCACGCGAAGCTCTGA
- a CDS encoding adenylate/guanylate cyclase domain-containing protein — protein sequence MSANTADDGPRRPRSGAGLRGLLERALWAVAAAALSSAIVLFAFRSIPPLIALETQLNDIQRVLIAPREAAQDPRVTIVALTEETLVRFPYRSPVDRGYLARLMRALAEAGVRAVVLDILFDQPSEPAKDRALISAIRDFPGPVIAAWGDQRSGLIEAQREYLSWFAAESGLVLGFANVITDDDGVVRRFATRLPGIDRASLSGAAALAIGGGEPMREGVIDWRAPKTANATLFQQLPSLRVTDPPSEAVRDILYRTLEGRVVFVGADLEQTDRHQTPLGVDPANRRTIPGVAIQATVFTQLLDGRAPPNAPPWLVATIVAALAMVGAGFGLARWDLVWKAAATLAVLVGYLALVYGLALRGAQFLPTAPAVAAVFLSSLLAISLDSVLTQRKQRLIRRAFSHYLAPAMVDQLAEDPEALRLGGDRREISLIFTDIEGFTTMSEELPPDQLTRLLNDYFNAMSEVIMRHGGAIDKFIGDAVVAHFGSPRPLADHALKALLCAEELDRVAEAFRRQNAHLGLGVTRIGVHTGVATVGNFGGRARFDYTAMGDAVNTASRLEDANKRYGTRVAISRETVDAAAAGGAPLPLLLSIGQIRLKGKSQPVTVFALDAEADADFVAAYEAAFALIETDPPKARTAFEEMLRARPGAALPRWHLGRLRQGETGVLIDDL from the coding sequence GTGAGCGCGAACACCGCCGATGACGGGCCGCGCCGGCCGCGGTCCGGCGCGGGGCTGCGGGGGCTGCTGGAGCGGGCGCTATGGGCGGTCGCCGCGGCGGCGCTTTCTTCGGCGATCGTGCTCTTCGCGTTCCGCTCCATCCCGCCCCTCATCGCGCTCGAAACCCAACTCAACGACATCCAGCGGGTGCTCATCGCCCCGCGCGAGGCGGCGCAGGACCCACGCGTCACCATCGTCGCGCTTACGGAAGAGACCCTGGTCCGCTTTCCCTATCGCTCGCCCGTCGATCGCGGCTATCTCGCCCGGTTGATGCGGGCGCTGGCCGAGGCGGGGGTGCGCGCTGTTGTCCTCGACATCCTTTTCGACCAGCCTTCGGAGCCGGCCAAGGACCGGGCGCTGATTTCGGCGATCCGCGATTTTCCCGGCCCGGTAATCGCCGCCTGGGGCGACCAGCGGTCCGGGCTGATTGAAGCGCAGCGCGAATATCTGAGCTGGTTCGCCGCGGAGAGCGGGCTGGTTCTCGGCTTCGCGAACGTCATCACCGACGATGACGGGGTGGTCCGGCGATTCGCCACGCGGCTGCCGGGGATCGACCGGGCGTCGCTGTCGGGCGCGGCGGCGCTGGCCATCGGCGGCGGGGAGCCGATGCGGGAGGGCGTGATCGACTGGCGCGCGCCGAAGACCGCGAACGCGACGCTCTTTCAGCAGTTGCCCTCGCTTCGCGTCACCGATCCGCCCAGCGAGGCGGTGCGCGATATTCTCTACCGGACGCTCGAGGGTCGGGTGGTGTTCGTCGGCGCCGATCTGGAGCAGACGGACCGTCACCAGACGCCGCTCGGGGTCGATCCGGCGAACCGGCGCACAATACCTGGCGTGGCGATCCAGGCGACGGTGTTCACGCAGCTTCTCGACGGGCGCGCGCCGCCGAACGCGCCACCCTGGCTCGTGGCGACGATCGTCGCCGCGCTCGCGATGGTCGGCGCCGGGTTCGGCCTCGCACGTTGGGATCTGGTCTGGAAGGCGGCCGCGACGCTGGCCGTGCTAGTCGGCTATCTCGCGCTCGTCTACGGGCTGGCGCTCCGGGGCGCTCAGTTCCTGCCGACAGCGCCGGCGGTCGCCGCGGTGTTTCTCAGTTCGCTCCTCGCGATCAGCCTCGACAGCGTGCTGACCCAGCGCAAGCAGCGGCTGATCCGGCGCGCCTTCTCGCATTACCTCGCGCCGGCGATGGTCGATCAGCTTGCGGAGGATCCGGAGGCGTTGCGGCTCGGCGGCGACAGGCGCGAGATTTCGCTCATATTCACGGATATCGAGGGATTCACGACGATGAGCGAGGAGCTGCCGCCCGATCAGCTCACCCGGCTTCTGAACGACTATTTCAATGCGATGAGCGAGGTGATCATGCGCCATGGCGGCGCTATCGACAAGTTCATCGGCGACGCCGTGGTCGCGCATTTCGGTTCCCCGAGGCCGTTGGCCGATCACGCGCTGAAGGCGCTGCTCTGCGCCGAAGAACTTGATCGCGTGGCGGAGGCGTTTCGGCGGCAAAACGCCCATCTCGGGCTCGGCGTCACCCGGATCGGGGTGCATACCGGCGTCGCGACGGTGGGTAATTTCGGCGGCCGCGCGCGGTTTGACTACACCGCGATGGGCGATGCGGTGAACACCGCTTCGCGGCTCGAGGACGCGAACAAACGCTATGGCACGCGCGTCGCGATCAGCCGCGAGACCGTCGACGCCGCCGCAGCGGGCGGCGCCCCCCTGCCGCTCCTTCTCTCGATCGGGCAGATCCGGCTGAAGGGAAAATCGCAGCCGGTCACCGTCTTCGCGCTCGACGCGGAGGCGGATGCGGATTTCGTCGCGGCCTACGAGGCCGCCTTCGCGTTGATCGAGACCGACCCGCCAAAGGCGCGGACGGCCTTCGAGGAGATGCTGCGCGCGCGGCCGGGCGCCGCGCTGCCGCGCTGGCATCTCGGCCGGCTACGGCAGGGCGAGACCGGCGTGCTGATCGACGACCTCTGA
- a CDS encoding ShlB/FhaC/HecB family hemolysin secretion/activation protein, protein MLGVALWAGFAHPAFAQTAVQEIMARRNADRRDEPSPLTEPRVKFTSQRAPSNAEDILFVLNAVELHGATAFDFDALAALYGEEIGRRVTLTQVFEIAARIQDLYRESGFIFTRVLVPAQAIEGGAVRLEIIEARIDGVQIEEPEGPVGPARKLVERMIAPLVGVLNPTDALLERTILNVNELPGVTRATVVPQPSGPESRGGLVLHVNVERDPFEGVFYADNRQSPAIGRGVIGGTIGFNSYSEWADTTSISIFNSFDVLSDKIPETGETDAGGDFDERTTVLVAHQRAVGTDGLTLQATALYSRTRPGDEIKKIGIQGRQVQATIGLTYPLVRSRAFELNGGLGLEYLDSQTDISNGVFRVSDDRQRVGVARIDGVYRDPLGYTTFAASLRQGFDVLNATAPDDLERSRFDGRSVFTLARAEAERLLIVNDDLNAYFQIGGQYSLTPLLAAEEFAIGGITFGRGYDPSEFTGDNGVGVTGELRYVSDLNLYDVAFTMETYGFGDYGVVWNLGNGEPRMQRLISAGGGVRLYLPEQVFVEAELAFPANQPLTRVGPDGEQITGPRFFLTLSKRF, encoded by the coding sequence ATGCTCGGAGTCGCGCTCTGGGCCGGCTTCGCACACCCGGCGTTCGCCCAGACGGCGGTTCAGGAAATTATGGCGCGGCGAAACGCGGATCGCAGAGACGAGCCGTCGCCACTGACCGAGCCGCGGGTGAAATTCACCTCGCAGCGTGCGCCCTCTAACGCCGAGGACATCCTGTTCGTACTGAACGCGGTCGAGCTCCACGGCGCCACTGCTTTCGATTTCGATGCGCTTGCAGCGCTTTACGGCGAAGAAATCGGGCGGAGGGTGACGCTGACGCAGGTTTTCGAAATCGCCGCCCGGATACAGGACCTCTACCGTGAGTCCGGCTTCATCTTCACGCGCGTTCTTGTTCCTGCGCAGGCGATTGAGGGCGGGGCGGTTCGGCTCGAAATCATCGAAGCGCGAATTGACGGCGTTCAGATCGAGGAGCCGGAAGGCCCCGTGGGGCCGGCGCGGAAGCTGGTCGAGCGCATGATCGCGCCGCTGGTCGGGGTTCTGAACCCGACCGACGCGTTGCTGGAGCGGACGATTCTGAACGTGAACGAGTTGCCGGGCGTGACGCGTGCGACGGTCGTTCCGCAGCCGTCAGGCCCGGAATCGCGGGGCGGACTGGTGCTGCATGTCAATGTCGAACGCGACCCGTTCGAAGGTGTTTTCTACGCCGACAACAGGCAGAGCCCGGCGATCGGGCGGGGCGTCATCGGCGGAACGATCGGGTTCAACTCGTACAGCGAATGGGCGGATACGACCTCCATCTCGATCTTCAACTCGTTCGATGTGTTGTCAGACAAGATTCCGGAAACCGGCGAAACCGACGCGGGCGGCGATTTCGACGAGCGTACGACCGTGCTGGTCGCTCACCAGCGGGCGGTCGGGACCGACGGTTTGACGCTTCAGGCCACGGCGCTCTACAGCCGCACAAGGCCCGGCGACGAGATAAAGAAGATCGGCATCCAGGGGCGGCAGGTCCAGGCGACGATCGGGCTTACCTATCCTCTCGTCCGCTCGCGGGCGTTCGAGTTGAACGGCGGGCTCGGCCTCGAATATCTCGATTCGCAGACCGATATCTCCAATGGCGTGTTCCGGGTGTCGGACGACCGGCAGCGCGTCGGCGTGGCGCGCATTGACGGGGTCTACCGCGATCCGCTCGGCTACACGACATTCGCGGCCTCGCTTCGGCAGGGGTTCGATGTTCTGAACGCAACCGCGCCCGACGATCTTGAGCGAAGCCGTTTCGATGGCCGGAGCGTGTTCACGCTGGCGCGCGCCGAGGCCGAACGGCTTCTGATCGTGAATGACGATCTCAATGCCTATTTTCAGATCGGCGGGCAGTATTCCCTGACGCCGCTTCTCGCGGCGGAGGAATTCGCGATTGGCGGCATCACTTTCGGGCGTGGGTACGACCCGTCGGAGTTCACCGGCGACAACGGCGTCGGCGTAACCGGCGAGCTGCGTTACGTGAGCGACCTGAACCTTTACGACGTTGCATTCACGATGGAGACCTACGGCTTCGGCGATTACGGCGTGGTCTGGAATCTCGGCAACGGCGAGCCGCGAATGCAGCGCCTGATTTCGGCCGGCGGCGGGGTGCGGCTCTACCTCCCCGAGCAGGTGTTCGTGGAGGCGGAGCTGGCGTTCCCGGCCAACCAGCCGCTGACGAGGGTCGGCCCGGACGGCGAGCAGATCACCGGCCCGCGTTTCTTCCTGACCCTGTCGAAGCGGTTCTAG